A window of Aeromicrobium sp. Root236 contains these coding sequences:
- the tadA gene encoding tRNA adenosine(34) deaminase TadA codes for MTYEHEMAQALILAESALADDDVPVGAIVLDPAGAIIGRGRNTRERDGDPTGHAEIVAIREAAAARGEWRLEGCTLVVTLEPCTMCAGAIVSARLERLVFGAFDDKAGAVGSLWDVVRDRRLNHRPQVVSGVLAEQSTAMLQQFFASHRKG; via the coding sequence GTGACGTACGAACACGAGATGGCGCAGGCGCTGATCCTGGCCGAGTCGGCACTCGCCGACGATGACGTCCCCGTCGGCGCGATCGTCCTGGATCCGGCCGGCGCGATCATCGGACGGGGCCGCAACACGCGCGAGCGTGACGGCGACCCGACGGGCCATGCCGAGATCGTGGCGATCCGCGAGGCCGCCGCCGCCCGTGGGGAGTGGCGGCTCGAAGGATGCACCTTGGTCGTGACGCTCGAGCCGTGCACGATGTGTGCGGGTGCGATCGTGTCGGCTCGTCTTGAAAGACTGGTGTTCGGCGCGTTCGACGACAAGGCCGGAGCGGTGGGCTCGCTCTGGGACGTCGTACGCGATCGCCGCCTCAACCATCGCCCGCAGGTCGTCAGCGGGGTGCTCGCCGAGCAGTCCACGGCGATGCTCCAGCAGTTCTTCGCGAGTCATCGGAAGGGATGA
- a CDS encoding dipeptidase gives MTDRSSVLVGQPAAIEALSLAPLVDGHNDLAWEARDQRAYSVEELDTDLTGVYQTDLPRLRRGGVGAQFWSVYAPCEQQGADAVTYTLEQIDFVHRLIARYPHELAYAWSGDDVRRAWRSGRIASLLGAEGGHSIDGSLAVLRDFARLGVRYMTLTHNDNTPWADSATDEAVHGGLTDFGREVVAEMNRLGMLVDLSHVAATTMHDALDATTSPVIFSHSSCQAVTDHPRNVPDDVLERLAGNGGVVMVAYVPYFVNQDSADWSFGDRSTPAPRTTVDDVVAHVEHAREVAGVDHIGLGSDYDGVATFPEGMGDVTGHALLIDRLAERGWSSVDLAKLMGDNILRVLDATAEGTR, from the coding sequence GTGACTGACCGCTCCTCCGTGCTCGTCGGGCAACCCGCCGCGATCGAGGCGCTCAGCCTCGCGCCCCTCGTCGACGGGCACAACGACCTCGCCTGGGAGGCCCGTGACCAGCGCGCGTACTCCGTCGAGGAGCTCGACACCGACCTGACCGGCGTCTACCAGACCGACCTGCCTCGGCTGCGGCGCGGCGGGGTCGGCGCACAGTTCTGGTCGGTCTACGCGCCGTGCGAGCAGCAGGGCGCGGACGCCGTCACGTACACGCTGGAGCAGATCGACTTCGTGCACCGCCTGATCGCCCGCTACCCCCACGAGCTCGCGTACGCCTGGAGCGGCGACGATGTACGCCGGGCGTGGCGGTCCGGGCGCATCGCGTCGCTGCTCGGCGCCGAGGGCGGGCACAGCATCGACGGTTCGCTCGCCGTGCTGCGCGACTTCGCCCGGCTCGGCGTGCGCTACATGACCCTGACCCACAACGACAACACCCCCTGGGCCGACTCGGCCACCGACGAAGCGGTGCACGGCGGGCTGACCGACTTCGGTCGTGAGGTCGTTGCGGAGATGAACCGGCTCGGCATGCTGGTCGACCTGTCACACGTCGCGGCGACGACCATGCATGACGCCCTCGACGCGACCACGTCGCCGGTGATCTTCAGCCACTCCTCGTGCCAGGCGGTCACCGACCATCCGCGCAACGTGCCGGACGACGTCCTCGAGCGGCTGGCCGGCAACGGCGGCGTCGTCATGGTGGCGTACGTGCCCTACTTCGTGAACCAGGACTCGGCCGACTGGTCGTTCGGTGACCGCTCGACACCGGCGCCGCGCACGACCGTCGACGATGTCGTCGCCCACGTCGAGCACGCCCGCGAGGTGGCCGGCGTCGACCACATCGGGCTGGGCAGCGACTACGACGGCGTCGCGACGTTCCCCGAGGGCATGGGCGACGTCACCGGGCATGCGCTGCTGATCGACCGGCTCGCCGAGCGCGGCTGGTCGAGCGTCGACCTCGCCAAGCTCATGGGTGACAACATCCTGCGCGTCCTCGACGCCACCGCCGAAGGAACACGATGA
- a CDS encoding bifunctional 2-polyprenyl-6-hydroxyphenol methylase/3-demethylubiquinol 3-O-methyltransferase UbiG: MSTGDPDARTRELASAGEPTAWFEELYAEAADGLATVPWDREAPSQLVQEWITARPGDGEGRSAVVVGCGYGRDAELIARHGYRTTGFDISPTAIGEARQRHAGSPVDYRVADLLALPDEWSGAFDLVVESMNVQALPIDLRPAAISGVRSLVAPGGTLFVMAAARDDGEETDGPPWPLDRAEVESFGTDLVVRSLERIVDANDPAISRWAAEFSRD, from the coding sequence ATGAGCACCGGCGATCCCGACGCCCGCACCCGAGAGCTCGCGTCGGCGGGCGAGCCCACGGCGTGGTTCGAGGAGCTGTACGCGGAGGCCGCCGACGGGCTGGCCACCGTGCCGTGGGACCGCGAGGCGCCGTCGCAGCTCGTCCAGGAGTGGATCACCGCTCGTCCCGGCGACGGCGAGGGCCGGTCAGCGGTCGTCGTGGGGTGTGGCTACGGCCGGGACGCCGAGCTGATCGCGCGGCACGGCTATCGCACCACGGGCTTCGACATCTCGCCGACGGCGATCGGTGAGGCCCGGCAGCGACATGCCGGATCGCCGGTCGACTATCGCGTCGCCGACCTGTTGGCCCTGCCCGACGAGTGGAGCGGAGCGTTCGACCTCGTCGTCGAGAGCATGAACGTGCAGGCCCTGCCCATCGACCTCCGCCCTGCGGCGATCTCCGGCGTACGCAGTCTCGTCGCGCCCGGCGGCACGCTGTTCGTCATGGCGGCGGCACGCGACGACGGCGAGGAGACCGACGGGCCGCCGTGGCCGTTGGATCGCGCCGAGGTCGAGTCGTTCGGCACGGACCTGGTCGTACGTTCGCTCGAGCGCATCGTCGACGCCAACGATCCGGCCATCAGCCGGTGGGCGGCCGAATTCAGCCGCGACTGA
- a CDS encoding ABC transporter permease, with protein MTTSGRAAILARRRARFTEVVREIGSHPSAVIGAVLLLLIIVLALLAPVLMPMDRLDVTKVTARGNESPSGGHWLGTDPSGRDVLGLLLWGSRASLLVGFSATAMAMIIGTTLGMAAGHFTGVIRAVVLRIIDFFLVVPSLVLAIVLSAVLSRGLSTIIIAIGVTCWAHTARVVRAQTLTIETRPYIERARALGAGDVHIIGKHVFPSVLPLVMANTTLVVGQAIILESTLAFLGLGDPTTFSWGSMLKTALDTGAATAGYWWFVLAPGIAIVIVVLCFTLVGRGLEAVLNPTLRSR; from the coding sequence ATGACGACGTCGGGACGGGCGGCGATCCTGGCCCGCCGCCGTGCACGGTTCACCGAGGTCGTACGCGAGATCGGCTCGCACCCGTCGGCGGTGATCGGCGCCGTGCTGCTGCTCCTGATCATCGTGCTCGCGTTGCTGGCTCCGGTGCTCATGCCGATGGACCGCCTCGACGTCACCAAGGTGACCGCGCGGGGCAACGAGTCGCCCAGCGGCGGGCACTGGCTCGGCACCGACCCGTCCGGTCGCGACGTCCTGGGGCTGCTGCTCTGGGGGTCGCGGGCATCTCTGCTCGTGGGCTTCTCGGCCACGGCGATGGCCATGATCATCGGCACGACGCTCGGCATGGCAGCAGGCCACTTCACCGGCGTGATCCGCGCCGTGGTGCTGCGGATCATCGACTTCTTCCTCGTCGTCCCGAGCCTCGTGCTGGCGATCGTGCTGTCGGCCGTGCTGTCCCGCGGCCTGTCGACGATCATCATCGCGATCGGCGTGACGTGCTGGGCCCACACGGCCCGAGTCGTACGCGCACAGACGCTGACGATCGAGACCCGGCCCTACATCGAGCGGGCTCGCGCGCTCGGCGCCGGCGACGTGCACATCATCGGCAAGCACGTGTTCCCGTCGGTGTTGCCGCTCGTCATGGCCAACACCACGCTGGTGGTCGGGCAGGCGATCATCCTCGAGTCGACGCTGGCGTTCCTCGGTCTCGGCGATCCCACGACGTTCTCGTGGGGCTCGATGCTCAAGACCGCGCTCGACACGGGTGCGGCGACCGCCGGCTACTGGTGGTTCGTCCTCGCCCCCGGCATTGCGATCGTCATCGTCGTGCTGTGCTTCACCCTCGTGGGTCGCGGCCTCGAGGCCGTCCTCAACCCGACGCTGAGGTCCCGCTGA
- a CDS encoding MurR/RpiR family transcriptional regulator — translation MTTRPDTSRAPRSATILKSRLIDAHRQEFEAGLEWALNDPMVEAAAARITGARRRFVLGAATSFTYASLLAAKLSNSLAQVTLVDGTIVRPLDILSDVRASDVMIVLSLRRFRGYTIDTALPFVDAGGSLVLITDSETNPLAARATEVIVIGPDDTAGYAHVDEDLSMHPETPEVSPAVVAMVIDLLATLSTASAKGANRRFAERQRLASELGLYRD, via the coding sequence ATGACCACACGTCCGGACACGAGCCGAGCGCCGCGATCCGCCACGATTCTCAAGTCGCGGCTGATCGACGCGCACCGCCAGGAGTTCGAAGCCGGCCTCGAGTGGGCGCTCAACGACCCCATGGTCGAGGCGGCCGCGGCCCGCATCACCGGGGCGCGACGACGGTTCGTGCTCGGCGCAGCGACGTCCTTCACGTACGCCTCGCTGCTGGCGGCCAAGCTCAGCAACTCGCTCGCCCAGGTCACCCTCGTCGACGGCACGATCGTCCGGCCGCTCGACATCCTGTCGGACGTACGCGCGAGCGACGTCATGATCGTGCTGTCGCTGCGGCGGTTCCGGGGCTACACGATCGACACCGCGCTGCCATTCGTCGACGCCGGCGGATCGCTCGTGCTGATCACCGACTCCGAGACCAACCCGCTCGCCGCGCGTGCCACCGAGGTGATCGTCATCGGTCCTGACGACACCGCCGGCTACGCCCACGTCGACGAGGACCTGAGCATGCACCCCGAGACCCCCGAGGTCTCGCCCGCCGTCGTCGCGATGGTCATCGACCTCCTGGCGACGCTGTCGACCGCCAGCGCGAAGGGTGCCAACCGCCGGTTCGCCGAACGCCAGCGCCTCGCGTCAGAGCTCGGGCTCTACCGTGACTGA
- a CDS encoding LD-carboxypeptidase: MRIRPGDRVALVAPAGPIPPHLLTTALELVESWGLHPVTYPSATAAHARASYLSGDDRVRADDVQQAWCDPDIAGVFCIRGGYGAVRVLDLLDREAMTAAEPKPLYGSSDITALHEWIREQLGVPTWFTPMLSTDVMVNDEVAREALRTAVLEPESVSAWTSASAVTLVEGHAEGRLIGGNLSLLSMTTGARGRPPLDNTGCIALLEDFTESTYRIDGYLHTLLRSGWFDGVTGVALGSWAKCSPVEEIHALCLEVLGPLGIPMVGELGFGHGPGAHSIPLGVRGALLAGDSPSLQLSATEDPHSPSLTSSGRLSS; this comes from the coding sequence ATGAGGATCCGGCCCGGCGACCGAGTCGCGCTCGTCGCGCCCGCCGGCCCGATCCCGCCCCACCTGCTGACGACCGCGCTCGAGCTCGTCGAGTCGTGGGGGCTGCACCCGGTCACGTATCCGAGCGCCACCGCGGCTCACGCTCGCGCCAGCTACCTCTCCGGCGACGACCGCGTACGCGCTGACGACGTGCAGCAGGCGTGGTGCGACCCGGACATCGCCGGGGTCTTCTGCATCCGCGGCGGCTACGGTGCCGTGCGAGTGCTCGACCTGCTCGATCGCGAGGCCATGACCGCCGCCGAGCCGAAGCCGCTCTACGGCAGCTCCGACATCACGGCGCTGCACGAGTGGATCCGCGAGCAGCTGGGCGTGCCGACGTGGTTCACCCCGATGCTGAGCACGGACGTCATGGTCAACGACGAGGTCGCCCGCGAGGCCCTGCGCACCGCCGTGCTCGAGCCCGAGTCGGTCAGCGCCTGGACGTCGGCGAGCGCGGTCACGCTGGTCGAGGGCCACGCCGAGGGGCGGCTCATCGGCGGCAACCTCTCGCTGCTGTCGATGACGACCGGCGCGCGCGGCCGTCCGCCGCTCGACAACACCGGCTGCATCGCCCTCCTCGAGGACTTCACCGAGTCGACCTACCGGATCGACGGCTACCTCCACACCCTGCTCCGGTCGGGCTGGTTCGACGGCGTCACCGGCGTCGCGCTCGGCAGCTGGGCGAAGTGCTCGCCGGTCGAGGAGATTCACGCCCTGTGCCTCGAGGTCCTCGGCCCGCTGGGCATCCCCATGGTCGGCGAGCTCGGCTTCGGCCACGGTCCCGGCGCGCACAGCATCCCGCTCGGCGTACGCGGTGCGCTGCTCGCCGGAGATTCCCCGTCGTTGCAGCTGAGCGCCACCGAGGACCCGCACTCCCCGTCCCTCACCTCGTCAGGAAGGCTGAGCTCATGA
- a CDS encoding GNAT family N-acetyltransferase, whose product MFEEYVTVRNAVESHTMGTDLFDMSLADIWSEYRDNPHRTRRHFAVWQDGAIIGHGIVTLRPTQPETGSHLMADILPEHRRKGIGSALYEVVERAALEAGAPVLKVNVPHVATAGGARVASATGFGDVPADDDGVRFLLSRGYALEQISRISLLDTAGLAERMRPLGEAAAEAAGDDYRVISWVGPTPERWTGDLAELRTRMSTDAPSAGLVMTVDEWDVDRVRDHDARIAESGRTMLTSAAEHVPSGSLVAFSELILSEGKPIATQEDTLVLRDHRGHRLGMLVKIAAADLLLEHAPEREAIVTWNAEENRPMLDVNEAMGFRAIGYEGGWQKRVLSTSSRSPGE is encoded by the coding sequence GTGTTCGAGGAGTACGTCACCGTGCGCAACGCGGTCGAGTCCCACACGATGGGCACCGATCTGTTCGACATGTCGCTGGCCGACATCTGGTCGGAGTACCGCGACAACCCGCACCGCACCCGGCGGCACTTCGCGGTCTGGCAGGACGGCGCGATCATCGGCCACGGGATCGTCACGCTGCGCCCCACCCAGCCGGAGACGGGGTCGCACCTGATGGCCGACATCCTGCCGGAGCATCGCCGCAAGGGCATCGGATCGGCGTTGTACGAGGTGGTCGAGCGGGCCGCGCTTGAGGCGGGAGCGCCGGTGCTCAAGGTCAACGTGCCTCACGTCGCCACCGCCGGCGGTGCGCGGGTGGCCTCGGCGACAGGTTTCGGTGACGTGCCGGCTGACGACGACGGCGTACGGTTCCTGCTCTCCCGCGGCTATGCGCTCGAGCAGATCAGCCGCATCAGCCTGCTCGACACGGCCGGCCTCGCCGAGCGCATGCGCCCGCTGGGTGAGGCGGCTGCCGAGGCTGCGGGTGACGACTACCGGGTCATCTCCTGGGTCGGGCCCACGCCGGAGCGCTGGACCGGTGACCTCGCCGAGCTGCGTACGCGCATGAGCACCGACGCCCCGTCGGCCGGGCTCGTGATGACGGTCGACGAGTGGGATGTCGACCGCGTACGCGACCACGACGCCAGGATCGCCGAGAGCGGAAGGACGATGCTGACCTCGGCGGCCGAGCACGTACCGTCGGGGTCGTTGGTCGCGTTCTCGGAGCTGATCCTGTCCGAGGGCAAGCCGATCGCCACGCAGGAGGACACGTTGGTGCTGCGCGACCACCGTGGCCACCGCCTCGGCATGCTGGTCAAGATCGCGGCGGCCGACCTGTTGCTCGAGCACGCGCCCGAGCGCGAGGCGATCGTCACGTGGAACGCCGAGGAGAACCGGCCCATGCTCGACGTCAACGAGGCGATGGGGTTCCGGGCGATCGGCTACGAGGGTGGCTGGCAGAAGCGGGTCCTTTCGACAAGCTCAAGGAGCCCAGGGGAATAG
- a CDS encoding ABC transporter ATP-binding protein yields the protein MTEETPTLVWDDVRITYAGGNVAVDGVSLEVERGGTVGLAGESGCGKSTLAMSVLRLLPRTARIEGRIVLQGEDVSDMTWGRLRAVRWTEAAIVFQGAMHSLNPVRQVRHQVAEALALHSTKEFPDSAARLRRVDELLALVDLTPAKGRAYPHELSGGQRQRVMIAMALACDPELIIADEPTTALDVVVQAQVLDVLNGLVRDRELTLVMISHDLAVLAAVCDRIVVMRNGRIVEQGNAQQILTAPTHEHTKELAAAFPIIGDPSSRLVVGSQAVHAEGAAPVTAEHAVLEVRDLVVDFRSRGQHVRAVDHVDLTCGSGEIVALVGQSGSGKTTLARTILGLQKPTSGHVLHEGKPLPHRRAALKAYRRQVQYVLQDPTASLNPKHTVYEAVAEGIRIHGLDDERERVIRALTRAELTPPERFFAAIPQELSGGQRQRVVIAGALALDPTYLVADEPVASLDASVRGEILALLLQLRRDLGLGALVITHDLGLAWNIADRVVVMHQGRIVENGPVEQVLLDPQHDYTKSLLVVVPSKLGLR from the coding sequence ATGACCGAGGAGACACCGACGCTCGTCTGGGACGACGTCCGCATCACGTACGCCGGCGGCAACGTCGCGGTCGACGGCGTCAGCCTCGAGGTCGAGCGCGGCGGCACCGTGGGTCTTGCCGGCGAGTCCGGCTGCGGCAAGTCGACGCTCGCCATGTCGGTCCTGCGCCTGCTCCCGCGGACCGCCCGCATCGAGGGACGCATCGTGCTGCAGGGTGAGGACGTCTCCGACATGACCTGGGGCCGGCTGCGCGCCGTGCGATGGACCGAGGCCGCGATCGTCTTCCAGGGCGCGATGCACTCGCTCAACCCCGTCCGGCAGGTACGCCATCAGGTCGCCGAGGCGCTCGCACTGCACAGCACCAAGGAGTTCCCCGACTCGGCGGCGCGGCTGCGCCGGGTCGACGAGCTGCTGGCACTGGTCGACCTGACCCCCGCGAAGGGCCGCGCCTATCCGCACGAGCTCTCCGGCGGTCAACGGCAGCGCGTCATGATCGCCATGGCGCTGGCCTGCGACCCCGAGCTGATCATCGCCGACGAGCCGACCACGGCGCTCGACGTCGTCGTGCAGGCGCAGGTGCTCGACGTGCTCAACGGGCTCGTCCGCGATCGCGAGCTGACGCTCGTGATGATCAGCCACGACCTCGCGGTGCTCGCCGCGGTGTGCGACCGGATCGTGGTGATGCGGAACGGCCGCATCGTCGAGCAGGGCAACGCGCAGCAGATCCTCACCGCCCCGACGCACGAGCACACCAAGGAGCTGGCTGCCGCGTTCCCGATCATCGGCGACCCCTCGTCCCGCCTCGTCGTGGGCTCGCAAGCCGTGCACGCCGAAGGGGCTGCTCCGGTCACCGCGGAGCACGCGGTCCTCGAGGTCCGCGACCTCGTGGTCGACTTCCGGTCACGCGGCCAGCACGTACGCGCGGTGGACCACGTCGACCTGACCTGCGGCTCCGGCGAGATCGTCGCCCTCGTCGGCCAGTCCGGCTCGGGCAAGACGACCCTCGCACGGACGATCCTCGGGCTGCAGAAGCCGACCAGCGGCCACGTGCTCCACGAGGGCAAGCCGCTGCCGCACCGGCGCGCGGCCCTCAAGGCGTACCGGCGCCAGGTCCAGTACGTCCTGCAGGACCCGACCGCGTCGCTCAACCCCAAGCACACCGTCTACGAAGCGGTGGCCGAGGGCATCCGCATCCACGGGCTCGACGACGAGCGTGAACGGGTCATCCGCGCGCTGACCCGGGCCGAGCTGACGCCGCCCGAGCGGTTCTTCGCGGCGATCCCGCAGGAGCTGTCCGGCGGCCAGCGCCAGCGCGTCGTCATCGCCGGCGCACTCGCGCTCGACCCGACCTACCTCGTCGCCGACGAGCCGGTTGCGAGCCTCGACGCCTCCGTGCGCGGCGAGATCCTCGCGCTGCTGCTGCAGCTGCGGCGCGACCTCGGGCTCGGCGCCCTCGTCATCACGCACGACCTCGGGCTGGCCTGGAACATCGCCGACCGCGTTGTCGTGATGCATCAGGGCCGCATCGTCGAGAATGGACCGGTGGAACAGGTCCTGCTCGACCCTCAGCACGACTACACCAAGTCGCTGCTCGTCGTGGTGCCGTCCAAGCTGGGCCTGCGATGA
- a CDS encoding FMN reductase → MTRIVAISAGLSDPSTTRMLADRLAESVQRQSGDVSVEVVSLRELAHEITDATLTGFAPPRLQDAIDKVVAADGLIAVTPIFKASYPGLFKSFVDVLEADALIGKPVLLAATGGTARHSLAIDHALRPLFAYLQALIVPTGVFASPYDWGTDGTNALGQRIDRAAGELVSLLKGAGTGRGPSDDIDLFSDTFLSISQPR, encoded by the coding sequence ATGACCAGGATCGTGGCCATCTCAGCCGGACTGAGCGACCCGTCGACGACGCGCATGCTCGCCGACCGGCTGGCCGAGTCCGTGCAGCGGCAGTCCGGCGACGTGTCGGTGGAGGTCGTGTCCCTGCGTGAGCTCGCGCACGAGATCACCGACGCGACGCTCACCGGGTTTGCGCCGCCGCGCCTGCAGGACGCGATCGACAAGGTCGTCGCGGCCGACGGCCTGATCGCGGTCACGCCGATCTTCAAGGCGTCCTATCCCGGGCTGTTCAAGTCGTTCGTCGACGTGCTCGAGGCCGACGCCCTGATCGGCAAGCCCGTCCTGCTCGCCGCGACCGGCGGCACCGCCCGCCACTCGCTGGCGATCGACCACGCGCTGCGGCCGCTGTTCGCCTACCTGCAGGCCCTGATCGTGCCGACGGGCGTGTTCGCCTCGCCGTACGACTGGGGCACGGATGGCACGAACGCGCTGGGTCAGCGCATCGACCGGGCCGCCGGAGAGCTGGTGAGCCTGCTCAAGGGCGCCGGCACCGGTCGCGGTCCGTCGGACGACATTGACCTGTTCAGCGACACGTTCCTGTCGATCTCCCAGCCCCGCTGA
- a CDS encoding LLM class flavin-dependent oxidoreductase — protein MQFGLFTVGDVTPDPVNQTTQTEHERIKNTITIAKKAEEIGLDVFATGEHHNPPFVPSSPTTTLAYIAAQTEKLILSTSTTLITTNDPVKLAEDYATLQHLADGRMDLMLGRGNTAPVYPWFGYDGSKAVELTIEHYQLLRRLWDEEVVDWEGQFRTPLQGFTATPRPLDGVPPFVWHGSIRTPEVAELAAFYGDGYFANNIFWPKEHYIRLINFYRQRYQHYGHGEPEQAIVGLGGQFFIRKNSQDAVREFRPYFDNAPVYGHGPSLEDFTAQTPLTVGSPQEFVEKTLTFADYFGDYQRQLFLVDHAGLPIKIVLEQLDLLGEVLPTLRAEFDARRPANVPDAPTHAARVAARNAATGSLVEPVEATTEEVNA, from the coding sequence ATGCAGTTCGGACTCTTCACGGTCGGTGACGTCACTCCCGACCCGGTGAACCAGACGACCCAGACCGAGCACGAGCGCATCAAGAACACGATCACGATCGCCAAGAAGGCCGAGGAGATCGGCCTGGACGTGTTCGCGACCGGCGAGCACCACAACCCGCCGTTCGTGCCGTCCTCACCGACCACGACGCTCGCCTACATCGCGGCGCAGACCGAGAAGCTCATCCTCTCGACCTCGACGACCCTGATCACCACGAACGACCCGGTCAAGCTCGCCGAGGACTACGCGACGCTCCAGCACCTGGCCGACGGCCGCATGGACCTGATGCTCGGCCGCGGCAACACCGCACCGGTCTACCCGTGGTTCGGCTATGACGGAAGCAAGGCGGTCGAGCTGACGATCGAGCACTATCAGCTGCTGCGTCGCCTCTGGGACGAGGAGGTCGTCGACTGGGAGGGCCAGTTCCGCACGCCGCTGCAGGGCTTCACCGCGACGCCGCGGCCCCTCGACGGGGTGCCGCCGTTCGTGTGGCACGGCAGCATCCGTACGCCCGAGGTGGCCGAGCTCGCCGCGTTCTACGGCGACGGCTACTTCGCCAACAACATCTTCTGGCCCAAGGAGCACTACATCCGGCTGATCAACTTCTACCGGCAGCGCTACCAGCACTACGGCCACGGCGAGCCGGAGCAGGCGATCGTCGGGCTCGGCGGCCAGTTCTTCATCCGCAAGAACAGCCAGGACGCCGTACGCGAGTTCCGCCCCTACTTCGACAACGCCCCGGTGTACGGCCACGGCCCGTCGCTCGAGGACTTCACGGCGCAGACGCCGCTGACGGTGGGCAGCCCGCAGGAGTTCGTCGAGAAGACCCTGACGTTCGCGGACTACTTCGGCGACTACCAGCGTCAGCTGTTCCTCGTCGACCACGCCGGCCTGCCGATCAAGATCGTCCTCGAGCAGCTCGACCTGCTGGGTGAGGTGCTGCCGACCCTGCGCGCCGAGTTCGACGCGCGCCGGCCGGCGAACGTACCGGACGCCCCGACGCACGCGGCTCGCGTCGCGGCCCGGAATGCGGCGACCGGTTCGCTGGTTGAGCCTGTCGAAGCCACCACTGAAGAGGTGAACGCATGA